Proteins from a single region of Streptomyces griseiscabiei:
- the bioD gene encoding dethiobiotin synthase, translated as MTVLVITGTGTEVGKTVVTAAVAAAAVAAGRSVAVLKPAQTGVRPDERGDADEVARLAGTVTARELARYPEPLAPGTAARRSGLPPVHPEDVAEAAAKLAVDHDLVLVEGAGGLLVRFDEAGGTLADTARLLAAPVLLVAPAGLGTLNTTELTARELAARELELAGVVIGSWPGSPDLACRCNLADLPVVANAPLLGAVPAGAGALAPADFRVASTGWLAPRLGGAWDAAAFTAAQGSADV; from the coding sequence ATGACGGTCCTGGTGATCACGGGGACGGGCACGGAGGTCGGCAAGACGGTCGTCACGGCGGCCGTCGCGGCGGCGGCCGTCGCTGCCGGGCGGTCCGTGGCCGTGCTCAAGCCCGCGCAGACGGGTGTACGGCCGGACGAGCGCGGCGACGCGGACGAGGTGGCCCGGCTCGCGGGGACCGTGACGGCGCGTGAGCTCGCGCGCTATCCCGAGCCCCTGGCCCCGGGGACCGCGGCCCGGCGGTCCGGGCTGCCGCCCGTGCACCCCGAGGACGTCGCCGAGGCGGCGGCCAAGCTGGCCGTCGACCACGATCTGGTCCTGGTCGAGGGCGCGGGCGGCCTCCTCGTCCGGTTCGACGAGGCGGGCGGCACCCTGGCGGACACGGCACGGCTGCTCGCGGCGCCGGTCCTGCTGGTCGCCCCGGCCGGGCTGGGCACGCTGAACACGACCGAGCTGACGGCCCGCGAACTCGCCGCGCGGGAGCTGGAGCTGGCGGGCGTCGTCATCGGCAGCTGGCCCGGTTCGCCGGACCTGGCGTGCCGCTGCAACCTGGCGGACCTGCCGGTGGTGGCGAACGCTCCGCTGCTGGGGGCGGTGCCCGCGGGGGCGGGGGCGTTGGCCCCGGCCGACTTCCGCGTGGCGTCCACGGGTTGGCTGGCGCCGCGGTTGGGCGGCGCGTGGGACGCCGCCGCTTTCACGGCGGCGCAGGGTTCCGCCGACGTCTGA
- a CDS encoding helix-turn-helix transcriptional regulator, producing the protein MNVWSSPDTASAPVPTLSEGVRVRLLHAAHGDPRAAAELAAALTRRQLTGLDPLPAEPLTLAPALLRTHRREVRALPDDTRFLLLLAAADEYPVPTHAYARAVTAAGLDTRPLDAAEAAGLAHTTAQGIVFRDAWTRIAVYESASMADRREAHRLLAAVLSGEGERPGRSWHRAAAALGPSRRLAAELRLAARVARAIGDPTLASALAERAAGLTPEPAERAPLLAQAAAEAWQSGDGDRARRLVAATDDDALGGLLALRAGNAAEAFDALLTAAVRHVGAPTPDRAAHLLARATEAAIYTGDLRRCREAAAVADGLGILPPSTLGALAAAFEGRYDDARDVLEAAADRCGPGGDPTQLIHSGIAALLLGDHTRAFTATARAAASARARGETVTVPQAMEFRAYAEFWTGRPKAAEAAALDALRQAHATGQDNGACHLQAALAMFAAVTGDEQVCRERAESARAYALERGLGLPAALAIFALAFLDLSTGRYAASAARLRALAGFGPGHGHRAIRHLATPHYVEAAVRTGETRVAVAAHADYDRWARTVRSADDLALSARCRALLATGEEAVEHYRTALDLHASGTRDFERARTELLFGSALRRLRNRTEARDRLHSALEAFDHFGSPHCAAQARAELRALGERAPAAPGTEDLAARLTAQQLMIARMAAEGATNREIAARLLLSPRTIDHHLRGVFSRLGIRSRIELVRLLGEQSAP; encoded by the coding sequence ATGAACGTGTGGTCGAGCCCGGACACAGCGTCGGCCCCCGTGCCCACGCTGTCCGAAGGCGTGCGCGTACGGCTGCTGCACGCCGCCCACGGTGACCCACGGGCCGCCGCGGAACTCGCCGCGGCCCTGACCCGGCGCCAGCTCACGGGCCTCGACCCGCTGCCCGCCGAGCCCCTGACGCTGGCCCCCGCCCTGCTGCGCACCCACCGGCGGGAGGTACGGGCCCTGCCCGACGACACCCGCTTCCTGCTGCTCCTCGCCGCCGCCGACGAGTACCCGGTGCCGACCCACGCCTACGCGCGCGCCGTCACCGCCGCCGGCCTCGACACCCGCCCCCTCGATGCGGCGGAGGCGGCGGGCCTCGCCCACACCACCGCCCAGGGCATCGTCTTCCGGGACGCCTGGACCCGGATCGCCGTCTACGAGTCGGCGTCCATGGCCGACCGGCGCGAGGCCCACCGCCTCCTCGCCGCCGTGCTCAGCGGCGAGGGCGAGAGACCCGGCCGCTCCTGGCACCGGGCCGCCGCCGCCCTCGGACCCAGCCGCCGGCTCGCCGCCGAACTCCGGCTCGCGGCACGGGTGGCACGTGCCATCGGCGACCCCACCCTCGCCTCCGCCCTCGCCGAACGCGCCGCCGGCCTCACCCCCGAACCGGCCGAACGCGCGCCCCTGCTCGCCCAGGCCGCCGCCGAGGCCTGGCAGTCCGGCGACGGCGACCGGGCCCGCCGGCTCGTCGCCGCCACCGACGACGACGCCCTCGGCGGACTGCTCGCCCTGCGCGCCGGAAACGCCGCCGAGGCCTTCGACGCCCTGCTCACCGCCGCCGTCCGGCACGTCGGCGCCCCCACCCCGGACCGTGCCGCACACCTGCTCGCACGAGCCACCGAGGCGGCCATCTACACCGGGGACCTCCGCCGCTGCCGGGAGGCCGCCGCCGTCGCCGACGGACTCGGCATCCTCCCGCCCAGCACCCTCGGCGCACTCGCCGCCGCGTTCGAGGGACGCTACGACGACGCCCGTGACGTCCTCGAAGCCGCCGCCGACCGTTGCGGTCCCGGCGGCGACCCCACCCAGCTCATCCACTCCGGGATCGCCGCCCTCCTCCTCGGCGACCACACCCGTGCCTTCACCGCCACCGCCCGCGCCGCCGCCTCCGCACGGGCCCGCGGCGAGACGGTGACCGTGCCGCAGGCCATGGAGTTCCGGGCCTACGCCGAGTTCTGGACCGGACGCCCCAAGGCCGCCGAGGCCGCCGCCCTGGACGCCCTGCGCCAGGCGCACGCCACCGGGCAGGACAACGGCGCCTGCCATCTGCAGGCCGCCCTCGCGATGTTCGCCGCCGTCACCGGCGACGAGCAGGTGTGCCGGGAGCGCGCCGAGTCCGCCCGCGCCTACGCCCTGGAGCGCGGCCTCGGACTGCCCGCCGCGCTCGCCATCTTCGCCCTCGCCTTCCTCGACCTGAGCACCGGCCGGTACGCCGCCTCGGCCGCCCGGCTCCGCGCCCTCGCCGGGTTCGGCCCCGGACACGGCCACCGCGCCATCCGGCACCTCGCCACCCCGCACTACGTCGAGGCCGCCGTCCGTACCGGCGAGACCCGGGTGGCCGTCGCCGCGCACGCCGACTACGACCGCTGGGCCCGCACCGTCCGCAGCGCCGACGACCTCGCCCTCAGCGCCCGCTGCCGGGCCCTCCTCGCGACCGGGGAGGAGGCCGTCGAGCACTACCGCACCGCGCTCGACCTGCACGCCTCCGGCACCCGTGACTTCGAACGCGCCCGTACGGAACTCCTGTTCGGCAGCGCCCTGCGGCGGCTCCGCAACCGCACCGAGGCCCGCGACCGGCTGCACAGCGCGCTGGAGGCCTTCGACCACTTCGGCTCACCGCACTGCGCGGCCCAGGCCCGTGCGGAGCTCCGGGCCCTCGGGGAGCGCGCCCCCGCCGCGCCCGGCACCGAGGATCTCGCCGCCCGCCTCACCGCCCAGCAGCTGATGATCGCCCGCATGGCGGCGGAGGGCGCCACCAACCGGGAGATCGCCGCGCGGCTGCTGCTGAGCCCGCGCACGATCGACCACCATCTGCGGGGGGTGTTCTCGCGGTTGGGGATCAGGTCGCGGATCGAGTTGGTGCGGTTGCTGGGTGAGCAGTCGGCGCCGTGA
- a CDS encoding esterase/lipase family protein, which translates to MHRRMRRIATALATVTSTLLVSLSFSASSAQAATHNPVVFVHGLSSSSSSWDDWIAYFKADGYTSSELYSWSYDWGQSNATTAAQLKTKIDSVRASTGAAKVDVVVHSMGALSSRYYLKNLGGTSSVDDFVSAAGVNHGTTVAGWCRWLYTSCSEMYTGSSFLTSLNSGDETPGSVSYASYWSNCDDALTPDTTAILSGATNVEVGCVSHNEMNNDHGVYEQVRDFIA; encoded by the coding sequence ATGCATCGCCGCATGCGCCGTATCGCCACGGCCCTCGCGACCGTGACCAGCACGCTCCTTGTGTCGCTCTCCTTCTCTGCGTCCTCCGCCCAGGCCGCCACCCACAACCCGGTCGTCTTCGTGCACGGACTGAGCAGTTCGTCCAGCAGCTGGGACGACTGGATCGCGTACTTCAAGGCCGACGGCTACACGTCCTCCGAGCTGTACTCCTGGTCCTACGACTGGGGCCAGTCGAACGCCACCACGGCGGCCCAGCTGAAGACCAAGATCGACAGTGTGCGCGCCTCGACGGGCGCCGCGAAGGTCGACGTGGTCGTGCATTCCATGGGCGCGCTCAGCTCCCGCTACTACCTGAAGAACCTCGGCGGGACGTCGTCCGTGGACGACTTCGTCTCCGCGGCCGGGGTGAACCACGGGACGACCGTCGCCGGTTGGTGCCGGTGGCTCTACACGTCCTGTTCGGAGATGTACACCGGCAGTTCGTTCCTGACGTCGCTCAACTCCGGTGACGAGACGCCGGGCAGTGTGTCGTACGCCAGCTACTGGTCCAACTGCGACGACGCGCTCACCCCGGACACCACCGCGATCCTCAGCGGCGCGACGAACGTGGAGGTCGGCTGTGTCTCGCACAACGAGATGAACAACGACCACGGCGTGTACGAGCAGGTCCGGGACTTCATCGCCTGA
- a CDS encoding class I SAM-dependent methyltransferase, whose product MARARTAKDAVHHPLFARFYARLSVSAEPRIGPLRDELLAGLSGRVIEIGAGNGLNFARYPGTVSEVVAIEPEHSLRRLALESALRAEVPVDVVPGAAEALPVKSEAFDAAVVSLVLCSVRDVRRSLNEVRRVLRPGGELRFFEHGRGGGRTMRTAQRVLDGSVWPLLFGGCHVSRDPVAVIRAAGFETGPVREVLVPEQGPRLPSSYCVLGRARRPRSAWPTGLTDSTGAAPG is encoded by the coding sequence ATGGCCCGCGCCCGCACCGCGAAGGACGCCGTCCACCACCCCCTCTTCGCCCGGTTCTACGCCAGACTCAGCGTGTCGGCGGAGCCGAGGATCGGGCCGCTGCGCGACGAGTTGCTCGCCGGGCTCTCGGGGCGGGTGATCGAGATCGGCGCCGGGAACGGTCTGAACTTCGCGCGCTACCCGGGCACGGTCTCGGAGGTGGTGGCGATCGAACCGGAGCACTCCCTGCGGCGGTTGGCCCTGGAGTCCGCCCTGCGCGCCGAGGTTCCGGTGGACGTGGTGCCGGGCGCGGCGGAGGCGCTGCCGGTCAAGAGCGAGGCGTTCGACGCGGCCGTGGTGTCCCTGGTGCTGTGCAGTGTGCGGGACGTGCGGCGTTCGCTGAACGAGGTGCGGCGGGTGCTGCGCCCCGGAGGCGAGCTGCGGTTCTTCGAGCACGGCCGGGGCGGCGGACGGACGATGCGGACGGCCCAGCGGGTGCTGGACGGCTCGGTGTGGCCGCTGCTGTTCGGCGGCTGCCATGTGTCCCGCGACCCGGTCGCCGTGATCCGCGCCGCCGGCTTCGAGACCGGCCCGGTCCGGGAGGTCCTGGTGCCGGAGCAGGGGCCGAGGCTGCCCAGTTCCTACTGTGTGCTGGGCCGGGCGAGGCGGCCCCGTTCGGCCTGGCCCACCGGCCTCACAGACTCCACTGGCGCAGCTCCCGGGTGA
- a CDS encoding fic family toxin-antitoxin system, toxin component, translating into MSQLRIDLAWLLMVAERKTPGDPQVTDWGALVAAVARHEAQIFDVAVYDTPHARAAALLQLLLHVPALERSNALFASAVAYGYLVASGVKVVTTAEQVRELARLVKSGEASVHDITRELRQWSL; encoded by the coding sequence TTGAGTCAGCTCCGCATCGACCTCGCCTGGCTCCTGATGGTCGCCGAACGCAAGACACCCGGAGACCCCCAGGTCACCGACTGGGGCGCCCTCGTCGCGGCCGTCGCCCGGCACGAGGCCCAGATCTTCGACGTCGCCGTGTACGACACCCCGCACGCGCGCGCCGCCGCCCTCCTCCAACTCCTGCTGCACGTCCCGGCACTGGAGCGCTCCAACGCGCTGTTCGCCTCCGCCGTCGCCTACGGCTATCTGGTGGCCAGCGGTGTCAAGGTCGTCACCACCGCCGAGCAGGTGCGCGAACTGGCCCGGCTGGTCAAGAGCGGCGAGGCGAGCGTGCACGACATCACCCGGGAGCTGCGCCAGTGGAGTCTGTGA
- a CDS encoding toxin-antitoxin system HicB family antitoxin produces MAKTQLNVRVDEDTARAARERALERGMSVNRYIEELVRQDTGEAGHTFVESAADFMKQYEAVFAEEFGTEPEGRRELRREDRHEGRR; encoded by the coding sequence ATGGCCAAGACCCAGCTGAACGTACGGGTGGATGAGGACACGGCCCGGGCCGCCCGTGAACGAGCCCTGGAGCGCGGGATGAGTGTGAACCGGTACATCGAGGAGCTGGTCCGGCAGGACACCGGCGAAGCGGGCCATACCTTCGTCGAGTCCGCCGCCGACTTCATGAAGCAGTACGAGGCGGTCTTCGCCGAGGAGTTCGGCACCGAACCCGAAGGCCGGCGTGAACTCCGTCGCGAGGACCGGCACGAGGGACGTCGCTGA
- a CDS encoding ABC transporter ATP-binding protein: MSTAAAEHPLGRAEADGIAARARALTKAYGSGETTVLALDSVDVDIARGRFTAVMGPSGSGKSTLMHCLAGLDTVSAGQVWLGDTEITGLKERDLTRLRRDRIGFMFQSFNLIPTLNAAENITLPMDIAGKKPDEKWLDQVIDTLGLRDRLGHRPSQLSGGQQQRVACARALASRPELIFADEPTGNLDSRAGLEVLGFLREAVDQLGQTVVMVTHDPGAAAHSDLVLFLADGRIVDRMERPSADAVLERMKRFDTIRATFGPEGAPAPAATDLDKD; the protein is encoded by the coding sequence TTGTCCACTGCTGCCGCTGAGCACCCCCTCGGCCGCGCGGAAGCCGACGGCATCGCCGCCCGCGCCCGGGCCCTGACGAAGGCGTACGGCTCGGGCGAGACGACGGTGCTCGCCCTCGACTCGGTCGACGTGGACATCGCACGCGGCCGGTTCACCGCGGTCATGGGCCCCTCGGGCTCGGGGAAGTCCACGCTGATGCACTGCCTGGCGGGGCTCGACACCGTCTCGGCCGGACAGGTGTGGCTCGGGGACACCGAGATCACCGGGCTGAAGGAGCGTGATCTGACACGGCTGCGCCGGGACCGGATCGGCTTCATGTTCCAGTCCTTCAATCTGATCCCCACACTGAACGCGGCCGAGAACATCACCCTGCCGATGGACATCGCGGGCAAGAAGCCCGACGAGAAGTGGCTGGACCAGGTCATCGACACCCTCGGGCTGCGGGACCGGCTGGGGCACCGGCCCTCGCAGCTCTCCGGCGGCCAGCAGCAGCGCGTCGCCTGCGCCCGCGCGCTCGCCTCCCGGCCCGAGCTGATCTTCGCCGACGAACCGACCGGCAACCTCGACTCCCGTGCCGGGCTCGAAGTGCTCGGCTTCCTGCGCGAGGCGGTCGACCAGCTGGGCCAGACGGTCGTCATGGTCACCCACGACCCGGGCGCCGCCGCCCACTCCGACCTGGTGCTCTTCCTCGCGGACGGGCGGATCGTGGACCGGATGGAGCGGCCGTCGGCGGACGCGGTGCTGGAGCGCATGAAGCGGTTCGACACGATCCGGGCGACCTTCGGACCGGAGGGCGCCCCGGCCCCCGCCGCCACCGACCTCGACAAGGACTGA